The following proteins come from a genomic window of Pirellula staleyi DSM 6068:
- a CDS encoding DUF1501 domain-containing protein — translation MLKIRLGQSSDAYCDGVSRRSFLRLGALSLGAVAANFSLADLLRAEEAAGIGSSNKAIINIHLGGGPSHQDIFDLKPEAAVEFRGEFSPISTNVEGIQICEHLPKLAQMADKFAIIRSLVGSTGQHSNYQTHSGYDMRDLRNAGGRPSLGSVISKVAGPSASGAPAFISYNGGDPGYLGPVYKAYAPQGGSLKLTKDLTVERLDDRTNLLASLDRIRRDVDSSGQMEALDSFTQRAVGVVTSGKVAEALDASKVTPDEKERYGKEGMPFLTARRLVESGVRVVTFSWGGWDTHSNNFTSLKRQLPNMDRALSALLTDLHDRGLEKDVTVVVWGEFGRTPRVNGGAGRDHWPQVMGAFLAGGGMKTGQVIGSTTKNAEAAKDRPVHFHEVFSTLYYNLGIDVGSKTLEDTAGRPQYLVDKREVIRELV, via the coding sequence ATGCTAAAGATTCGTCTTGGTCAGTCGTCGGATGCGTACTGCGACGGCGTTTCGCGGCGTAGTTTTCTGCGGCTCGGGGCCCTTTCGCTCGGGGCGGTAGCTGCCAATTTCTCGCTCGCCGATCTGCTCCGCGCGGAAGAGGCGGCCGGAATTGGGTCTTCTAATAAAGCGATCATTAATATTCATTTAGGTGGTGGACCTTCGCACCAAGATATTTTTGATCTTAAACCCGAAGCGGCGGTGGAATTCCGAGGCGAATTCAGCCCGATTTCGACCAACGTCGAGGGGATTCAGATCTGCGAGCATTTGCCCAAACTAGCGCAAATGGCTGATAAATTCGCCATTATTCGCTCGCTCGTCGGCAGCACTGGCCAGCATAGCAACTACCAAACGCACTCGGGCTACGACATGCGCGACCTGCGTAATGCTGGTGGTCGGCCGTCGCTGGGAAGTGTGATCTCCAAAGTTGCGGGACCAAGCGCGTCGGGTGCTCCGGCCTTTATTTCTTATAATGGTGGCGACCCTGGATATTTAGGCCCTGTCTATAAGGCTTATGCCCCTCAAGGTGGCAGCTTAAAGCTCACCAAAGATCTGACGGTCGAGCGGCTCGACGACCGGACGAACCTGCTCGCTTCGCTCGACCGAATTCGCCGCGATGTCGACTCGAGTGGTCAGATGGAAGCGCTCGACTCGTTCACGCAGCGGGCTGTCGGCGTGGTTACCAGCGGCAAAGTGGCCGAAGCGCTCGACGCTTCGAAAGTGACCCCCGACGAAAAAGAACGCTACGGCAAAGAGGGAATGCCGTTCCTCACCGCCCGTCGGCTGGTGGAGTCTGGTGTGCGGGTTGTCACCTTCAGCTGGGGTGGCTGGGACACGCACAGCAACAACTTTACGAGCCTGAAGCGGCAATTGCCCAACATGGACCGGGCCCTTTCGGCCCTGCTCACCGACCTGCACGACCGGGGGCTCGAAAAAGATGTGACCGTGGTGGTGTGGGGCGAGTTTGGCCGGACCCCTCGCGTGAACGGCGGAGCGGGACGCGATCACTGGCCGCAAGTGATGGGCGCTTTCCTCGCCGGTGGTGGCATGAAGACCGGACAGGTGATCGGCAGCACGACCAAGAACGCCGAAGCGGCCAAGGATCGCCCGGTTCACTTCCACGAAGTCTTCTCGACCCTCTATTACAACCTGGGGATCGACGTCGGTAGCAAAACGCTGGAAGACACCGCTGGCCGGCCGCAATACCTGGTCGATAAGCGCGAAGTGATTCGCGAACTGGTGTAA
- a CDS encoding succinate dehydrogenase cytochrome b558 subunit, whose protein sequence is MKEAPSSSFLARNEFLIRRLHSLTGLVPVGAYMCVHLLTNASVLDSGAAFQKNVYMIHSLGAVLPVVEWGFIFLPLLFHAIFGVVIVRGGLPNSSTYKYTSNIRYTLQRASGMVAFAFIMWHVFHMHGWFHAEWWQKGVAEPLSGAMFKPYSAASTAAEALQISIIVPVLYVIGVLSCVFHLANGIWTFGITWGIWVSPAAQTRATWACLVFGLALSAVGLGALGGFATKTKEQIAADKAVEQKMFDAKVASGEVEADSHKFGGNHQHAEGEQHEAPAEEKPAEEAATATEATTAAPAEGSTETSIPAAGAASDVN, encoded by the coding sequence GTGAAAGAGGCTCCTTCGTCGTCGTTTTTGGCTCGTAATGAGTTTCTGATCCGCAGGCTCCACTCGCTAACCGGGCTCGTTCCGGTCGGCGCTTACATGTGCGTGCACCTGCTCACCAATGCCAGCGTGCTCGATAGTGGTGCGGCGTTTCAAAAAAACGTCTACATGATCCACTCCCTCGGCGCCGTGCTGCCGGTGGTCGAATGGGGCTTCATCTTCCTGCCGCTGCTGTTCCACGCCATCTTCGGGGTGGTGATTGTGCGGGGCGGGCTCCCCAACAGCAGCACTTATAAGTACACCAGCAACATCCGCTACACGCTGCAGCGTGCCAGCGGCATGGTCGCCTTCGCCTTCATCATGTGGCACGTGTTTCACATGCACGGCTGGTTCCATGCCGAGTGGTGGCAGAAGGGTGTCGCCGAGCCGCTGAGCGGGGCGATGTTCAAGCCCTATTCCGCCGCTTCCACCGCTGCCGAAGCGCTGCAAATCTCGATCATTGTGCCGGTGCTGTATGTCATCGGTGTTTTGTCGTGCGTGTTCCACTTGGCCAACGGCATCTGGACGTTCGGCATCACCTGGGGCATTTGGGTTTCGCCAGCCGCTCAGACCCGGGCCACCTGGGCCTGCCTCGTGTTCGGTTTGGCCTTGTCGGCAGTAGGCCTCGGTGCCTTGGGCGGATTTGCTACCAAGACCAAGGAACAGATCGCGGCTGATAAGGCTGTCGAGCAGAAGATGTTCGACGCCAAGGTCGCCAGTGGCGAAGTGGAAGCCGATTCGCACAAATTCGGCGGCAACCACCAACACGCCGAAGGTGAACAGCACGAAGCTCCTGCCGAGGAAAAGCCTGCGGAAGAAGCTGCCACTGCGACAGAAGCGACGACTGCAGCACCTGCGGAGGGGTCGACGGAAACGTCCATTCCAGCTGCTGGTGCAGCGAGCGACGTGAACTAG
- the sdhB gene encoding succinate dehydrogenase iron-sulfur subunit, translating to MVDSHSNGHANGHSHDGHGHDEHGHKPDHIEVRVLRQDGPGQPSYWERHSVKYEADMNVISVLQRIAANAKNAEGKHVAPVAWDCNCLEEVCGACTMVINGKVRQACSALVDKLLSDNPAEIELQPMTKFPVVRDLAVDRTRLFSALSRVKAWVPVDGYYDMGAGPRYPAEDQETAYPLSQCMSCGCCVEACPQYTKVELERIEGETEEAYNARCKADYDRAFVGPHAISQAMLFNQHPTGKNIAGERLDALTAEGGLQVCGNAQNCVAVCPKLIPLTTSIARAGRATTLHVLKKWFGA from the coding sequence ATGGTCGATTCGCATAGCAACGGTCACGCCAATGGTCACTCGCACGACGGCCATGGTCATGATGAGCATGGCCACAAGCCCGACCATATCGAAGTGCGCGTGCTGCGTCAGGATGGTCCCGGTCAGCCGAGCTACTGGGAACGGCACAGCGTGAAGTACGAAGCGGACATGAACGTCATCAGCGTGCTGCAGCGGATTGCCGCCAATGCCAAGAACGCGGAAGGAAAGCATGTCGCGCCGGTCGCTTGGGACTGCAACTGCCTTGAAGAAGTTTGCGGCGCTTGCACCATGGTGATCAACGGCAAGGTGCGTCAGGCCTGCTCGGCACTGGTCGACAAGCTGCTGAGCGATAACCCTGCCGAAATCGAACTCCAGCCGATGACCAAGTTCCCAGTCGTGCGCGATCTGGCAGTCGACCGAACCCGCTTGTTCAGCGCCTTGTCGCGCGTGAAGGCCTGGGTTCCTGTCGATGGCTATTACGACATGGGTGCGGGCCCTCGCTATCCCGCCGAAGATCAAGAAACCGCTTACCCGCTGAGCCAGTGCATGAGCTGCGGCTGCTGCGTCGAAGCTTGCCCGCAGTACACCAAGGTGGAACTCGAGCGCATCGAAGGGGAAACTGAAGAGGCCTACAACGCACGCTGCAAAGCCGACTACGACCGTGCATTTGTGGGTCCGCACGCCATCAGCCAGGCGATGCTGTTCAACCAGCACCCCACCGGCAAGAACATTGCTGGCGAGCGGCTCGATGCCCTGACCGCCGAAGGTGGTTTGCAGGTTTGCGGCAACGCCCAGAACTGCGTGGCGGTTTGCCCCAAGCTGATCCCGCTCACCACGTCGATCGCTCGCGCCGGCCGCGCCACAACACTGCATGTCCTCAAGAAATGGTTCGGCGCTTAA
- the sdhA gene encoding succinate dehydrogenase flavoprotein subunit, whose amino-acid sequence MAKQRVMIIGGGLAGLAAAMKLAEIGIDVDLMSLVPVKRSHSVCAQGGINSCNDQTRQLGDSEWLHLDDTVYGGDFLQHQPPVKEMAYWGPKIIDLMDRLGVPFNRTPEGFIDRRRFGGTLYKRTAFAGATTGQQLLYSLDEQVRRWESQGKIRKFEFWDFLGPVLDDAGVCKGAIGQDLVTMEIRSFPADAVIVASGGPGLIYGRSTMSMVCTGSAASRCMQAGAKFGNAEFIQVHPTAIPGADKLRLMSESARGEGGRVWVPRKPQDPRDPLVIPEAERYYFLEERYPKYKNLVPRDIATREIFDICVNENLSVEKERLAVYLDLTHIPRKELDRKLGGILEIYEKFQGVDPRSTPMKIFPAVHYSMGGLWVDYQKSADGGLVVGSPKNQTTNIPGLYAIGECDYQYHGANRLGANSLLSCIFSGLITAPGIETLLKGQKTAAADLPSSLFESARKQHQARHDALLKRSGTGGENPYLIHQELGDVMTKAATVVRRNDQLKAAIGTVSDLYERARRSSLADTGSWTNQNVVFTKALIDMFPLALAILRGALQRDESRGAHYKPDFSMGSLTSNEPGERRRQAEVWCDKFEENNAKWLKSSIATIKDYDVEVTYEDVDTTVVPPRPRLYGLVGADEIEKVWKERAAAKEAAAAANGNGAHGAKSALAGAH is encoded by the coding sequence ATGGCTAAGCAACGCGTGATGATCATCGGCGGCGGACTTGCAGGTCTTGCGGCGGCGATGAAATTGGCCGAAATCGGCATCGATGTCGACCTGATGAGCCTGGTGCCTGTGAAGCGTTCGCACAGCGTGTGCGCTCAAGGTGGCATCAACAGCTGCAACGACCAAACGCGTCAGCTCGGCGATAGCGAGTGGCTGCACCTGGACGACACCGTGTATGGTGGCGACTTCCTGCAGCATCAGCCTCCCGTAAAAGAAATGGCCTACTGGGGCCCCAAGATCATCGACCTGATGGACCGTCTGGGGGTACCGTTCAACCGGACTCCGGAAGGCTTTATCGATCGCCGCCGCTTTGGTGGTACGCTCTACAAGCGGACCGCGTTTGCGGGCGCGACGACTGGTCAGCAGCTCCTCTACTCGCTCGACGAGCAAGTCCGCCGCTGGGAGTCGCAAGGAAAGATCCGTAAGTTCGAATTTTGGGACTTCCTCGGCCCGGTCCTCGACGATGCGGGTGTTTGCAAAGGTGCCATCGGCCAAGACCTGGTGACGATGGAAATTCGCTCGTTCCCAGCCGACGCGGTGATCGTCGCTTCGGGTGGTCCCGGGTTGATCTATGGCCGCAGCACGATGAGCATGGTTTGCACCGGGTCGGCTGCCAGCCGCTGCATGCAAGCGGGTGCGAAGTTCGGCAACGCCGAGTTCATCCAGGTACATCCCACCGCCATTCCAGGTGCTGATAAGCTCCGCCTGATGAGCGAATCGGCCCGTGGTGAAGGTGGCCGCGTGTGGGTTCCTCGGAAGCCACAAGATCCTCGCGATCCGCTCGTCATTCCTGAAGCCGAGCGCTATTACTTCCTGGAAGAGCGCTATCCGAAGTACAAAAACCTCGTGCCGCGTGATATCGCGACCCGCGAGATTTTCGATATCTGCGTGAACGAGAACCTGAGCGTTGAAAAAGAACGTCTGGCCGTCTATCTCGACCTGACGCACATTCCGCGTAAGGAACTCGATCGCAAATTAGGCGGCATTCTCGAGATCTACGAGAAGTTCCAAGGGGTCGATCCGCGCAGCACCCCGATGAAGATTTTCCCTGCGGTGCACTACTCGATGGGTGGCCTGTGGGTCGACTATCAGAAGAGTGCCGACGGTGGTCTCGTGGTCGGATCGCCCAAGAATCAAACCACCAACATTCCTGGTCTCTATGCGATCGGCGAATGCGACTATCAGTACCACGGCGCGAATCGCCTCGGCGCGAACTCGCTGCTGTCGTGCATCTTCAGCGGCCTCATCACCGCTCCTGGTATCGAAACGCTGCTGAAGGGTCAAAAGACCGCTGCGGCCGATCTGCCAAGCTCGCTGTTTGAATCGGCTCGCAAGCAGCATCAGGCTCGTCACGATGCCCTGCTGAAGCGTTCGGGAACCGGCGGCGAGAATCCGTACCTCATTCACCAGGAACTGGGGGATGTGATGACGAAGGCCGCCACGGTGGTGCGTCGCAACGATCAGCTGAAGGCTGCGATCGGAACGGTGAGCGACCTGTACGAACGGGCTCGCCGCAGCTCGCTGGCCGACACCGGCAGCTGGACCAACCAGAACGTGGTGTTCACCAAGGCGCTGATCGACATGTTCCCGCTGGCCCTGGCGATTTTGCGTGGTGCTTTGCAGCGTGACGAAAGCCGCGGCGCTCACTACAAACCCGACTTCTCGATGGGCTCGCTCACGTCGAACGAACCGGGCGAACGTCGTCGTCAGGCCGAAGTTTGGTGCGACAAGTTCGAAGAGAACAACGCCAAGTGGCTCAAGAGCAGCATCGCCACGATCAAGGACTACGACGTCGAAGTGACCTACGAAGATGTCGACACGACGGTCGTTCCTCCCCGCCCACGGCTCTATGGTCTGGTCGGTGCCGACGAGATCGAGAAGGTGTGGAAAGAGCGAGCTGCTGCCAAAGAAGCAGCCGCAGCAGCCAACGGCAACGGTGCCCACGGCGCGAAGTCGGCCCTAGCTGGCGCTCACTAA